The Microterricola viridarii genome segment CGCCGGCTAGTGTGATCGCCTGTTCACGCAACACGGTGGAGGCATCCGCTCCCACCTGTACAAGGTATTCACCAGCTGGAACCACCCAACGGCCCACTTCGACGTCCCAGTGCGCGAATGCGCGGCGATCCAGGAGGAGGGAAACGGTCGTCGACTCCCCCGGTTGGAGCGAAACTTTCGCAAAACCACGCAGTTCACGCACAGGGCGACGTACCGGTGCGGCACCGCCGGCGACGTACAGCTGAACGACGTGCTTGCCGGCACGGTCTCCGGTGTTCGTTACCGTCACCGACACCTCAACCTCAGCATCCCCGACGGGTTGGATGCAGAGGTCATCGGTGCTGAAGCTGGTATAGCTCAGGCCGTGGCCGAAGGGGTAGCGCACAGGCACGCCCGCCGTGGTGTAGTAGCGGTAGCCGACAAAGACGCCCTCGCCGTAACGGACGTGACCGTGTTCGCCAGGAAAGTTGAGCCAGCTCGGGTTGTCTTCCAGGCGCACCGGGATGCTCTCGGCGAGATGTCCCGACGGATTCACGTGCCCGAATAGCACGTCGGAGAGCGCGGAGCCGCCCGCTTGGCCGAGGAGCCAACCCTCGACGATGGCGTCCACCCGATCGTGCCATCCCTCGAGGGAGACGACACCACCGTTGGACAACACGACAACGGTGCGCGGGGCGACCTCGGCGACAGCCTGGATCAGGTCGATTTGATTCTGTGGGAGGGCAAGCGTGTCGCGGTCGAAGCCTTCGGATTCGTCGCTGTCGCTCAGCCCGACGAACACGATGGCGATGTCGGCGCGGCCGGCCACCTCGGTCGCCGCCTCGATGAGCGCCGCGTCGCCGAATCCGTCGAGAGAGAACCCGTGTGCATGCTCGACGGTGACACCATCGGTCCAGGCTTGGTCGCGGATGGCGTCGAGTGCAACGTCGACCTTGGTCGGGTTGATGTGGGAGCTTCCCCCGCCTTGGAAGCGGGGCTCTGTCGCGAACGCACCGATCACAGCGAGCCGCGTGTTCGCCTTCACCGGGAGGGTGTCGGCATCGTTCTTGAGCAGAACGATGGAGTCGGCCGCCAGTTCGCGGGCCAGGGCGTGATGGCCATCAACGTCGAGATCATCGGTGGCGTCGTGCGGGAGCTCCGTGAGCGCGAGCACGCGGCGCACAGCGTCATCCACGAGAGCTTCGTCGAGGACACCGGAACGCACGGCATCCACAATCTGCCGATCGGTCGCTCCGCCGCTGCCCGGCATCTCAAGGTCCATGCCAGCGGCGACGCCGGCAACACGGTCACTGACCGCGCCCCAGTCGGAGACGACTGCGCCCGCGAATCCCCAGTCAGTGCGGAGCACGTCGGTGAGAAGCCAGCCGTTCTGTGACGCGTAAATTCCATTGATCTTGTTGTACGAGCACATCACCGTCGCGGGCTTTGCTTCGATAACGACGCGTTCGAAGGCGGGCAGATAGATCTCGCGAAGTGTGCGTTCGTCGACGTCAGCGCTGATCCGCATCCGCTCGTGTTCCTGGTTGTTGGCGGCGAAGTGTTTCACCGATGCGCCAACGCCGGTCTGTTGCATGCCTCTGACGTGGGCCGCGCCGAGCACGCCGGACAAGTAGGGGTCTTCGGAGTAGTACTCAAAGTTTCGTCCGCACAGCGGGCTCCGTTTGATGTTGACACCGGGTCCGAGGATCACGGTCACCCCGAACGCGCGTCCTTCCCGACCAACTGCCGCGCCGACGCGTGCCGCGAGCTCGGGGTCCCAGCTGCTGCCGACGGCCACGGCGGGCGGGAAGCACGTCGACGGGAGGCTTTCGTTGATTCCGAGGTGATCCGCGTCGCCGGCTTGGCGCCGCACACCGTGAGGCCCGTCCGTCAGAACAACCGACGGGATCCCTGCTTCGGGGATCGCCTTGGTTGACCAGAAATCGTGGCCGGAAAGCAGGGAAGCCTTCTGCTCGAGGGTCAGAGTTGAGATGTCAACGGTCATGGTCAGGCTCCTTGTGAGGCGGCCTCGAGAGCCACGGTGAGGTCAGATCGAAGTTGCTCGCTGGCGCCCGGAACAAAGTCGAGCATGGTGCGCACGGACATGGCGGCGGCTTCGGGTGCGCTGCCGTCCAATGGGACACCGGGATAGTGGGCGGAAAAGGCCTCGGTGAACAGCTTCCAGGCGAGCGCATCGTCAGCGATCTGGCGCAGCGTGGAATCGAGACTGTAGCTGCGTCGTTCGGCGGCGCCCTCCGCGAGTGCGTACTCCCAGAAATGTTCGCCGGCTCCAACCATGATGGCGGAGTCACCCTCGGGGTGCAGTGGCAGCACAACCTCCGCCTCCACCCCCTCCGGTACGACGACCCCTACGGACACGGCCCCGTTCTCGAGGGCCCAAGCGATGCTGATCGCGCCGTGACGAGTGTCGTGGCGCAGGGTCGCTGATGTCAGCCCGCCGCCCGGCTGAGGCGCGATGCGCACCCGTCGGTAGCCGGGTTCAAGCGCACTCAAGCCACCGATGGTGCGGTGCATCCAGTCCACAACGGCGCCGAGCGCGTAGTGGTTCAGCGATGTCATCCCCGACGGGTTAATGCTGCCGTCTGGCCGGATGGAATCCCACCGTTCCCAGATCGTCGTCGCGCCCATGGTGACCGGATACAGGAAGGACGGGCATCCGGTTTCGAGAAGCAACAGGTACGCCTCGTCCAGGTGGCCGGTGCTGGAGAGTGCGTCGGTGACTAGCGGCGTGCCCGCGAACCCGGTGGAGATGCGGTAGCCGGCCTTCGCGACCAAGGCGGCGAGCCGATCTCCGGCCTTGCGCTTCTGGCGCTCGTCGAGAATGTCGAAGGTGATGGCGAGGGCATAAGCGGTCGCCGTCTCGTTGACGACGCGCCCCTGGGCGCTCACGTACTCGTTGACGAAAGCCGTGCGCACTCGTTCGGCCAGGGCGCCGAATTCCCGGCTGTCGTCTTCGTGGCCGAGGATGCGAGCCGTGTCGGCCATCTCTCGCGTGGTCTTGCACAGGTACGCCGCGGCGACGAGGTGCCGGTCAGTCTTTCCACCGGCGGGGTTGTCCATGGGGCATCAGGGTCAAGCCAGTCCCCGTACTGGAATCCGGAGCTCCACAGCCCGTCCTCATCCAGCAGCCCGGCGACCTGCCTGATAAACGTGATCATCGAGGTGTACGCATCCGCAAGAATCCCCGGATCGCCGTACTCGCGGTACAACGCCCACGGCAGGCTCACCGCCACGTCGCTCCACAGCGCGGTCGGTGAGGATGGCGTCGAGAGCACATCCGGCACAACCCAGGGCACGAATCCCTTCTCGGCCTGCTCCGCAGCAAGATCGCACAGCCACGATCCGAGCACGCCTCGCACGTCATAGAGGAACGCGGCGGTCGGGGCGAATGCGTTGATGTCCCCGGTCCAGCCGAGCCGTTCGTCCCGTTGCGGGCAGTCGGTTGGTACGCCGACGAAGTTGTCGCGCATCGACCACACTGCGTTGGAGTGCAGTCGATTCAGAAGCTCGTTCGAAGTCTCCAGCCACCCCGTCCGGACCATGTCGCTGTGCACGACGATTGCCCGCACGTCATCTGCCAGCACCTCGCCCGGCCAGCCATCGATTTCGGCATAGCGGAAACCGTGGAAGGTGAATCTCGGCTCGAACGTTTCGGCATCGTCGCCGCGGGCAATGTAGACGTCGGTGGCTTTCGCGGTGCGAATAGTCTCGACATCGATCTCGCCTGCCGTCACGGTTTCGGCGTGCCGGATCGTGATCGTGTCGCCGGATGCGGCGTTCACGGTGAACCGCACCCAGCCCGAGATGTTCTGACCGAAGTCCACGATGGTGCGCCCCGTCGAGCTGCGGCTGATCGAGACGGGCGCCAGCTCCTCGATCCGGCGGATCGGCGGGGCGATGGGCTCGATCAACGATTCCGCCGGCCAGTCCAGGCGCTCGACCGGGTGCCAGCCTGAGGCGTCGAATCCTGCCTCGTTCCAGCCGATCGGATCGAGCCGGGCATCCACGACCTCGCCGTCATAGATGCTCGATGAACGGATAGCCCCTGTTGATACCCGGAAGGAGTCGTCCGTGGTGATGGTTTCGACGCGGTCTGAATACTCGAGTCGAAGTTCTGCCCACAGCGCGGGGCGGTCGCTGTAGTGATTGCGGCGCTCTTCCCAGCCCAGTCGGCCCAGGGCCCACCCTTCGCCGACGATGGCACCGAAGACGTTCTCGCCCGTCGCCACGGTCGTGGTTACGTCATAGGTGCTGACTGCGAGCCGGTGCCGGTAGGAGGTCCAGCCCGGTGCGAGCACCTCCTCCCCGACCCGCTGGCCGTTCAGCCAAGGTTCGACGAGACCAATCGCGGTCACGCGCAGGGTTGCACGCAGTAACCCTGCGGATGCGTCAAAGGCACGGCGGAAGTACGGGGCCGGGTCACCTTCGTGCCCGGCAGGAAAGCTCGGGGTAACAAAGGCTGCTGCGGGTGCAGACATGGTGGTGCTCCTTAGGGCGTGGACGCGAACAGATGAGGCGGATGGAGTCAGCGAACGGACTTGATGCGCAGAACGACCAAACCGCCAGCGAAGACGCACACTGCCGCGACGATGAACAATGCGGTGTAGTTCTTATCCCCGGCGGTTGCTCCGATCGCGAGGAACAGGGGCGCGACGAGCGGTGCGGTCGCCTGCGGAATGGAGGTGGCGAAGCCGGTGATGCCCATGAACCGTCCGGCATCGGTCTCCCGTTCGGGGAGAACGTCGAGCAGCAATGCCTGATCGACCGCGGCGAAGGCGCCGATGCCGGCGGACACGACCAGCGAACCTGCGATGAGGACCGACAGATCCGCGGAGAACGCCATCGTGAGCATGCCGATCGCCATCAGAGATCCCGCGATGACCAGGAAGAGCCGACGGCGACGCAGCTTGTCAGACAGGAAGCCTCCGCCAATCGCACCGATGGTGGTCGCAAGAACGCCCACCCCGCCCAGAAGAGCGATGATTCCGGCCACCTCAGCGACAGGAATACCCAGACGTGAGGCGAAGAAGAACGCCGTGAAGGTCGTGTTGAGGGTGAGTCCGAAGTAGAAGAAGAAGCGACCGAGCCAGTTCCAGGAGAAGTCCGGATACTGACGGGGGTTGTAGAGGTATTTGCCGAGCAGCGAGCGGAGCGTGATCCGCTCCTCAAAGCGATTGCCCCGGCTGTCCTCTTCGCGAACGAAGATGACGAAGAGTGCGACGAGGATGACGCCCACGAGTCCGGGCACGATGAAGAGCAGCAGCGGGTTGCCGGTGAGGCCGGACGCGATCACCACGCCGAACACGGGCGCGATCTGGGTGGCGAAGCCGGTGAGTCCGGCGACCTTGCCGCGCTGGGACTCGGGCAGCCTGTCAGCGGTGGAGATCTGCAGATTGCCCAGAACCTGACCCCAGCCGAGCTGCGCGAGGATCCAGCCGAGGCCGAGGATCAACACGGAGGGAGCAAGCGCCATCACAATGAGCGACGCGACGCCGACGAGCGTGCCGACGATCATGAATGGACGACGACGGCCGAGCCGGGTGCGGGTGCGGTCGCTGGCTACTCCGAGGAACGGGCCGGAGATCATGACGACAAGCGCACCGGCGCCCGTGATGTAGCCGAGGTATTCCTGGTTCTGCGGAGCAAGCTCCTGCACCCGGATGGCAAGGGAAATGGCGATCGGCGTGATGAATGCTATGAAGACGCCGAACTGGGCGAGAACCATCAGCCAGATGTACCGGGCGCCGACCTTGGGCTGGGTGCCGTCGGAATCGGCCGTCTTCTCCAGCGCATCTGGATCGACCGTCACCGTGGGCAGCGGAGAGGGTGCGGGCGTGACAACGAGTTCTTCGCCGTGCGGGTGTGGGTTCATCTGGACTCCATTGTCGGGCTCGAGGTGCAATTACTAGCGCGTGCTAGTGACTAGTCGAGGATGCTACATTAGGCTCACTAGCACGCGCAAGTTAATTGGCGCGACAGAGCAACGGAGACCATGTGGATCAGCCAGATCGGCGCACGACCGCCGCAGACATCGCTCGCTCGCTCGGCATATCTCGCGCAACGGTCGGGTTCGTCCTCAACAACACGCCGGGCCAGACCATCTCGCCGTCAACTCGGAAGCGTGTGCAGGCCGAGGCTCAGCGACTCGGGTACCGACCGCACAGCGCGGCCAGAGCCCTTGCAAGCGGGCGCTCACACCTCGTGCTGCTGGTTCTTCCCGACTGGCCGATCGACTTCAACCTTCGCCGGAACATCGAAGAGGCGTCATTGGCTCTCGATGAGGCAGGATACTCACTGATCACCTACACCCCCACCCGACCGGCCACGCGCGACCACTGTGGGAAACACTGCAACCGGATGTCGTGATGTCGATGACTCAGTTCAGTCCGGAACAGATCGAGTCCATACGGGCGGCGGGTATCTCCAGACTCATTCCGGACCCAGACAGCCACGACGGGGAGTATCTGGAACCCGGACCAGCGCTACAGATCGAGCACCTCTACGGACTCGGGCATCGACGCATCGCGTTTGCCGGCTCCCGCGACCCCCGTGTCGCTGATCTCGTGGAGGCCCGACGAGCTCACGCCAACGACGCAGCAGCGTCACTGGGCATCTCACCGCTTCTCACCGCCGATGTGGACCAACTCTCCACAGGTCTTCCACGTTTGATTCGCGACTGGCTCAGTGATGGCGTCACCGGCGTCGCCGCATACAACGATGACATCGCTGCGACCATTGTCGGGACTGCGCTTCGCATGGGGATCCAGGTGCCGGGTGAACTGTCGGTGATCGGGCACGACGATGCGCCCATCGCTCTGATGTTCGAGCCACAGCTGTCGACCGTGCGGGTGGACATCGTTGGCCTGGGTCGATACTTCGCCGCACTGGCCATCAGTGCGATCAATGGGACCCCGGCGCCCTCTCCAGGGCCTGCAGCCGCTGTTGAAGTTATCGCACGGACCTCCACTTCTCGGGCACAACGCAGCTCGTAGATGCACTCGATCATCACGCGTGCTGAGGTCGGCAGGTGGATGGTTCAGTTTTGAGCGTGTTTCGTCTCCGACTGAGCCTTGACGCCTCCGCGGCGACAGGCCCACTCTTCGCGCACGATCCGGGCTCACTTACGGTGTGACGACCACCTTGCCCCGCGCGCACCCCTCACCGACAGAGGCGAGCGCCTGAGGCACCTCATCGAGAGAGAAGGTGCGGTCGATATGGATGCGAAGGTCGCCAGCTATGCAACGCTCGGCGGCGGGCGTGAACTGTTTCGGCCCCTGCCTGACAATGAGGACGCCCAGCCGGCGCCCGGTGAGCAGGCCGAGCGCAGCTCCGACCGTAGCGACTCCCAGCAGCGTTCGTACGTTTCCGCCGACGCCGAGGTAGCGGCCTCCGCGAGCCAGCGCCCGCCAGTAGGGGAACACGGATCGGTGTGAAACAAGATCGAGCACGAGGTCGTACCGTCCGATCCTGGTGAAGTCCTCGCTGCGATAGTCGACCACCTCGTCGGCGCCGAGCTCCCGCATGAAGTCGAGTTTGCCCGCGTTGTCGACGCCGGTCACGTGCGCCCCGGCGAGCGTGGCGAGCTGAATCGCGAACGAGCCCGCCCCGCCGCCCGCCCCGTTGATCAGCACGCGCTGCCCGCGCCGTGCGAGTGCGATTCCCTGCAGCGCGATCGAGCCCGCCTGAGGCAACGTCGAGGCCTCGGCGAACGTCAGCTCCTCGGGCTTGTGTGCGAGCGCCGCCTCAGGAGCCACCGCGTACTCGGCGAAACCACCCATGAGGCCCAGATTGTCGCCGTACACCTCATCGTCCAGACGGAACCGCGTGACGCCGGAGCCGACGGCTGCGACGCGCCCCGCGATGTCGGAGCCCAGCACCCGGCGTGCCGGGGCGCGCAGGCCCCCGATCCGCGCGTACCCCGGAGATCCGGTCAGCCCCTCCCAGTCCGAGAGGTTGACGGATGTCGCGGCGACCTCAACGAGCACCTGATTCGCGCCCGGCGACGGCACCGGAACGTCTTCGACCCTGAGCACCTCGGGAGGGCCGTACCGGTCGAAGACGACGGCCCTCATGCTGATCGGCCGCCAAGGGCAGGACGCAGGGACCTGGACATGTCGCAAGCTTACGCAGGGCTTCTACGAGACCATCGTGGGCACGGGCGCTGGCGAGTAGGATCCACCCGTGTCGAGAGCACAGGAGGAACGACCGAGGATTCCACCTCGCTGGTTCGTCAGGCTCGCCTGGGGCATCCACCGGGCCATCTACCGAATCACCCGTGGACGAGTCGGATTGTGGCGCCCCAAGCCTCAAGGCTGGGGAACGCTCCACTTGACGACCATCGGGCGGCGCACCGGCGAGGAGCGAGAGGTGATCCTCGGCTACTTCGAAGACGGTCCCAACCTCGTCACGATGGCCATGAACGGTTGGGCGGCCCCGGACCCGGCGTGGTGGCTCAATCTCCAGGCCCAACCAGATGCGAGGGTGGTCGTTCGGGACGGCCCGCGTCTCGTGCACGCTCGCGCCGCGCAGGGCGACGAGCGCGCGCGGCTTTGGGCCAGGTGGCGCGACATCGATACGGGGCTGGACAGCCTTGCGGCGCTTCGATCGGCCGAGACCGCGGTCGTGATCCTGGAGCCACTGGCCGGTCCGAATCGCTGAGCTGGCACGAGCGATCTCACGGCCCGCTAGAAACTGGGACGTGGATAATGTGACGATCGTAGAGACCAGCACGCCGCGGGTGTGGCGCATTGCAGGGACGCACACTTGGCCGTGTGATAGTTGTCTAATGAATTCCACAGTCTCGGCGCGAGTATTTCGTCGCCGCCGATTCGTCGCGGCAGTCACCGCAATCGTCGTTGTCGGATCCGCCGGGTACAGCACGGCTGCGCTCTCCCAGCCGATGCCCACTGTCACCGCCGCGATTACCGTTCCGGTTGTCGAGACCAGCGCTGCATCGCAGATCGCGTGGCCCTCGGTGGGCCGCGGCGCACTGGGTGCTGTCGGCTTCGACGGAGTCTTGAGCTCGAGCGGAGGAGAAGACCCTTTTCCCATCGCAAGCCTCACGAAGGTGATCACGTCGCTCGTTGTGCTGGACCACAAGCCCATCGCCGCTGGCGAGAACGGTCCGAAGATCGACATCACCGACGATGACGTGCAATGGCTCGACGACTCGATCGCAGAGAACGGCTCGTGGGAAGAAGTCGTCTCTGGGTCGGTGCTCACGCAGCGGCAGGTGCTGGAAGCGATGATGCTGCCTTCCGCCAACAACTACAGCAAAACACTCGTGATCTGGGCATTCGGGAGCGTCGACGAGTTCCTCGGGGCCACTCAGACGTGGCTCGACAAGCATGGGCTCACGGGCACCACTCTCACCAATTCGAGTGGGCTCGGGGCATCCAATGTGAGCACCACGAGAGATCTAGTCGAGATCGGAAAGTTGGCGCTCGCGAACCCCGTGCTCGCAAGCGTTGTGTCGGAGAAGACTGCGATCTTGCCGGACATCGGAGAGATCAAGAACCTCAACAGCCTGTTGGGCACGGCGGGTATTACGGGTATGAAAACGGGCACCGACGATGCTTCGGGTTCGTGCATTCTCTTCTCAGCCGTAGTGCCGGTGGGTGACACTACCGTCACGGTGGTCGGCGCGACTCTCGGGGCGGTGAATGCAGGAGAGCGCAACGCAGCGCTCCTCGATGTGCTCGAAAGCGCTCCATCCGCTTTCGAACGGGTGCAGCTCGTCACAGCAGGCGAGCGTGTGGGCTCGTACTCACCCGATTGGATCGGCGGTGAGGAGAAGAGCAGCGATGTCGTGGCTGGCGCCGACGCGTCGGTGCTGGTGTGGAAGGGCACGACCGTTACCGCACAGGCGAAAGCGAAGCCCTTGGAGAACGGCGACACTGGGTCCAAGGTTGGTTCGCTCGAGTTCACGCTCAGCGCGCCGGCGCTGGACCAGCCGGCGTTGATCAGCGTGCCGCTCACTCTCGCCGAAGACATCGCTGCGCCCACGCTCTGGCAACGACTCACCAACCCGGACTTCTAGCAGACAGCTCCGCCGCGAAGCCTGAGGCAGGCATTCGGGCTGACTGAGAATTCTCCTATCGGGAACTGAGTCTGGTGCGGCTCCACATTGTTGCCAACGCCCCATATACGCCAGCCCCGCTCAGCAGAAAAGGCAAGGGTCACGAACATCTTGTCTTCAAGTTCGAGACCTGACTGCCCGACAACCTGTTTCCCTTCCAACGAGACGTCTCCAGAAAGCTTGACGCGCGCGATGTGCGACGCGGGGTAGTCCACCAAGGATGTCGGCTGGTAGTTCGCTAGATCGTCGCGAACTGCGTCCCAGTCAGCCATCGACCAAGCACCAGCTTCTGGTGCAAGCGTTTCATTCACGATCCGATCCACGTCAGCCCCGCTGGGGCTTTCACGGAGGAGATTCTGGAACAGAATCACGAGCGCCATGGGATTGGCGGCGTCCTGTGGATTTCCGAGCTGCGCCGCAACTGATGGATCTTCGGGGGCTACAGGTTCCCATTTTGACTCTGCGCCGGTGATATCTGAAAGCTTG includes the following:
- a CDS encoding glycoside hydrolase family 3 C-terminal domain-containing protein, with translation MTVDISTLTLEQKASLLSGHDFWSTKAIPEAGIPSVVLTDGPHGVRRQAGDADHLGINESLPSTCFPPAVAVGSSWDPELAARVGAAVGREGRAFGVTVILGPGVNIKRSPLCGRNFEYYSEDPYLSGVLGAAHVRGMQQTGVGASVKHFAANNQEHERMRISADVDERTLREIYLPAFERVVIEAKPATVMCSYNKINGIYASQNGWLLTDVLRTDWGFAGAVVSDWGAVSDRVAGVAAGMDLEMPGSGGATDRQIVDAVRSGVLDEALVDDAVRRVLALTELPHDATDDLDVDGHHALARELAADSIVLLKNDADTLPVKANTRLAVIGAFATEPRFQGGGSSHINPTKVDVALDAIRDQAWTDGVTVEHAHGFSLDGFGDAALIEAATEVAGRADIAIVFVGLSDSDESEGFDRDTLALPQNQIDLIQAVAEVAPRTVVVLSNGGVVSLEGWHDRVDAIVEGWLLGQAGGSALSDVLFGHVNPSGHLAESIPVRLEDNPSWLNFPGEHGHVRYGEGVFVGYRYYTTAGVPVRYPFGHGLSYTSFSTDDLCIQPVGDAEVEVSVTVTNTGDRAGKHVVQLYVAGGAAPVRRPVRELRGFAKVSLQPGESTTVSLLLDRRAFAHWDVEVGRWVVPAGEYLVQVGADASTVLREQAITLAGDSIVRELTLSSTVGDWFGHPIVGPLLMQGMAAGMTEEQAQQAAENPDQLKMVESMPMQQFLAFTQGAIPTATLEQLMRLSTAPTVPASL
- a CDS encoding alpha-L-rhamnosidase C-terminal domain-containing protein, which gives rise to MTSLNHYALGAVVDWMHRTIGGLSALEPGYRRVRIAPQPGGGLTSATLRHDTRHGAISIAWALENGAVSVGVVVPEGVEAEVVLPLHPEGDSAIMVGAGEHFWEYALAEGAAERRSYSLDSTLRQIADDALAWKLFTEAFSAHYPGVPLDGSAPEAAAMSVRTMLDFVPGASEQLRSDLTVALEAASQGA
- a CDS encoding family 78 glycoside hydrolase catalytic domain; its protein translation is MSAPAAAFVTPSFPAGHEGDPAPYFRRAFDASAGLLRATLRVTAIGLVEPWLNGQRVGEEVLAPGWTSYRHRLAVSTYDVTTTVATGENVFGAIVGEGWALGRLGWEERRNHYSDRPALWAELRLEYSDRVETITTDDSFRVSTGAIRSSSIYDGEVVDARLDPIGWNEAGFDASGWHPVERLDWPAESLIEPIAPPIRRIEELAPVSISRSSTGRTIVDFGQNISGWVRFTVNAASGDTITIRHAETVTAGEIDVETIRTAKATDVYIARGDDAETFEPRFTFHGFRYAEIDGWPGEVLADDVRAIVVHSDMVRTGWLETSNELLNRLHSNAVWSMRDNFVGVPTDCPQRDERLGWTGDINAFAPTAAFLYDVRGVLGSWLCDLAAEQAEKGFVPWVVPDVLSTPSSPTALWSDVAVSLPWALYREYGDPGILADAYTSMITFIRQVAGLLDEDGLWSSGFQYGDWLDPDAPWTTPPVERLTGTSSPRRTCARPRERWPTRLASSATKTTAGNSAPWPNECARLSSTST
- a CDS encoding MFS transporter, whose product is MNPHPHGEELVVTPAPSPLPTVTVDPDALEKTADSDGTQPKVGARYIWLMVLAQFGVFIAFITPIAISLAIRVQELAPQNQEYLGYITGAGALVVMISGPFLGVASDRTRTRLGRRRPFMIVGTLVGVASLIVMALAPSVLILGLGWILAQLGWGQVLGNLQISTADRLPESQRGKVAGLTGFATQIAPVFGVVIASGLTGNPLLLFIVPGLVGVILVALFVIFVREEDSRGNRFEERITLRSLLGKYLYNPRQYPDFSWNWLGRFFFYFGLTLNTTFTAFFFASRLGIPVAEVAGIIALLGGVGVLATTIGAIGGGFLSDKLRRRRLFLVIAGSLMAIGMLTMAFSADLSVLIAGSLVVSAGIGAFAAVDQALLLDVLPERETDAGRFMGITGFATSIPQATAPLVAPLFLAIGATAGDKNYTALFIVAAVCVFAGGLVVLRIKSVR
- a CDS encoding LacI family DNA-binding transcriptional regulator, with translation MDQPDRRTTAADIARSLGISRATVGFVLNNTPGQTISPSTRKRVQAEAQRLGYRPHSAARALASGRSHLVLLVLPDWPIDFNLRRNIEEASLALDEAGYSLITYTPTRPATRDHCGKHCNRMS
- a CDS encoding substrate-binding domain-containing protein → MSMTQFSPEQIESIRAAGISRLIPDPDSHDGEYLEPGPALQIEHLYGLGHRRIAFAGSRDPRVADLVEARRAHANDAAASLGISPLLTADVDQLSTGLPRLIRDWLSDGVTGVAAYNDDIAATIVGTALRMGIQVPGELSVIGHDDAPIALMFEPQLSTVRVDIVGLGRYFAALAISAINGTPAPSPGPAAAVEVIARTSTSRAQRSS
- a CDS encoding NAD(P)-dependent alcohol dehydrogenase, which encodes MRAVVFDRYGPPEVLRVEDVPVPSPGANQVLVEVAATSVNLSDWEGLTGSPGYARIGGLRAPARRVLGSDIAGRVAAVGSGVTRFRLDDEVYGDNLGLMGGFAEYAVAPEAALAHKPEELTFAEASTLPQAGSIALQGIALARRGQRVLINGAGGGAGSFAIQLATLAGAHVTGVDNAGKLDFMRELGADEVVDYRSEDFTRIGRYDLVLDLVSHRSVFPYWRALARGGRYLGVGGNVRTLLGVATVGAALGLLTGRRLGVLIVRQGPKQFTPAAERCIAGDLRIHIDRTFSLDEVPQALASVGEGCARGKVVVTP
- a CDS encoding nitroreductase/quinone reductase family protein, which codes for MSRAQEERPRIPPRWFVRLAWGIHRAIYRITRGRVGLWRPKPQGWGTLHLTTIGRRTGEEREVILGYFEDGPNLVTMAMNGWAAPDPAWWLNLQAQPDARVVVRDGPRLVHARAAQGDERARLWARWRDIDTGLDSLAALRSAETAVVILEPLAGPNR
- a CDS encoding D-alanyl-D-alanine carboxypeptidase family protein, with the translated sequence MDNVTIVETSTPRVWRIAGTHTWPCDSCLMNSTVSARVFRRRRFVAAVTAIVVVGSAGYSTAALSQPMPTVTAAITVPVVETSAASQIAWPSVGRGALGAVGFDGVLSSSGGEDPFPIASLTKVITSLVVLDHKPIAAGENGPKIDITDDDVQWLDDSIAENGSWEEVVSGSVLTQRQVLEAMMLPSANNYSKTLVIWAFGSVDEFLGATQTWLDKHGLTGTTLTNSSGLGASNVSTTRDLVEIGKLALANPVLASVVSEKTAILPDIGEIKNLNSLLGTAGITGMKTGTDDASGSCILFSAVVPVGDTTVTVVGATLGAVNAGERNAALLDVLESAPSAFERVQLVTAGERVGSYSPDWIGGEEKSSDVVAGADASVLVWKGTTVTAQAKAKPLENGDTGSKVGSLEFTLSAPALDQPALISVPLTLAEDIAAPTLWQRLTNPDF